Proteins encoded in a region of the Pelobates fuscus isolate aPelFus1 chromosome 11, aPelFus1.pri, whole genome shotgun sequence genome:
- the LOC134577077 gene encoding splicing factor 3B subunit 5 → MTDRYTIHSQLEHLQSKYIGTGHADTTKWEWLVNQHRDSYCSYMGHFDLLNYFAAAENESKARVRFNLMEKMLQPCGPPADKPDDS, encoded by the coding sequence ATGACGGACCGGTACACCATCCACAGCCAGCTCGAGCACCTCCAGTCCAAGTACATCGGCACCGGCCACGCGGACACCACCAAGTGGGAATGGCTGGTGAACCAGCACCGGGACTCGTACTGCTCCTACATGGGCCACTTCGACCTCCTCAACTACTTCGCGGCCGCCGAGAACGAGAGCAAAGCCCGGGTCCGCTTCAACCTCATGGAGAAAATGCTGCAACCGTGCGGCCCCCCGGCCGACAAACCGGACGACTCGTAA